The sequence ACAAAGGACGGGCTATGCCGCATTTCGTAATCAAGATCGGCGGTGGATATTTGGCGGACTATACTGGGACATGGATCCTTATGCTTTTCTAGCACTGAGAGTGAAATCCGATGGACGAAGGTATACGGTTAATGTACAGACCGATAGCATTGTGGAGACGGATATCCATCAGCATCGACTTTGGACGCATCATCATCGAATAGCTTCGCAGTCACGTCTATCGGACGGGCCTTTGGAGCCACTATCAGACGTTCCGCCGGCCCTTGCTGATTTTCCCTCTAGCGATACGATATCTACGTACACCACAACGCCCAATCCAGACTCGTCAGGTTGGGAAACAATATTTATTAAATGGAACGATTTTGTCCGGACAAACTATGGTAAGGTTGTTGAACCTCAGACCGGGATGGTGACGCAACGGGTTAAGTCCATCGGTATTGGGTTGACGGATCGCGTGGAGGGACCGTATGATTTGAGAATCCATCGTATGTGGGCAACGAATGGGCTGTCAAAGGAAGAGATGGATGAGGAGAGGAGGATCTGTGGTGCCAACGCTTTGGGCGCATCAACAACGGAGTCAAGAAAGGAAGCGCCTTCGCTCGTGGATGCCGAGGATAAGGGGCTGGATAGATTTCGGGATTTAAAAGGACTACAAAAGAAGGATGGAGGAGAATGAATGCGAAAAAACAATCGGCCATAAGTTTGCTTTTCAGGATATACTATGCTTATGTATTACTATGCATCGTGGTTGGGCGTTATAAGAATTAGGGTGGCTTTATTATGAATGCTTAGCAAGGGGTTTGTTGCCATCATCCAAAGCACATTTGCGGGAATCGAGATTACCAAATTATATGCTAACAGCTTTTGGTCAAACCAATTTAATATCACCGGCAAAATGTAAATGCAATTAACTATACACTTAAATGCAGATGCTACCCTAACCATAACCGAACTCTCTAATGATTGCGCCTTATACCCCCTTCGGACCATTCAGGCGAACATAAGCCTCCATTTAAACATGCAGCATTTTTAAACGTCCGATGGTTTCCCATACGAACTTCATGTACCTTATTCCCCAAATTACTCAGCCAAAGCGCTTTCCTCCAGAACAGACGGCATACCAGTCTCGAAGACGTCTCCTGTGATCCTCTCAAATGCCTCTTGGTACTTAAGTTCGGTTTTTCTCGCAATATCCGCTGGCATTGAGACACCCTGCTTTCCAGCCAAGCCGTTGGACGTTAGCCAGTCGCGCAGGAACTGCTTGTCAAAGCTCTCCTGGGAGCGACCAGGCTGGTATTTGCTGACTGGCCAAAATCGGGACGAATCTGGGGTCAATACTTCGTCGATAAGGACGATCTGGTCAGTCTCTACATCAAGGCCAAATTCAAATTTCGTGTCAGCGATGATAATGCCGTGGGAATAAGCATGGGCATATGCGACGTTGTAAAGAGTGACGGAGACGCTCTGGATTTGGTCGGCATATTTCTGGCCAATAAGTTTCCCAGCTGTTAACTGTCAGTATTGGATGAGGTGGTGCTTCAAAGGGGACCGCACCGTCTCTAGGATGGATATTGATATCATGATCTCCTTGGTCAGCTTTGGTGCTAGGAGTCCACAAAGCGGTCGGGAGGCGGCCACACTCAACCAGGCCTGTTGGCATAGATATACCATTCACAGTGCCAGATTCTTTGTATTCCTTCCATGCCGAGCCGGAAATGTATCCGCGCACAATTGATTCAATTGGAAAGACCTTGATCTTGCGCACAACCATACTTCTGTCCTGGTATTTTGGTCGAAGCTCCGTCGGGATCCCGTGTGGCAAATCAAGGCTGATAAAGTGCGTTTGGAGAGTCGGCAAAGCGGCTTTAAGGAATTTGAACCAGTAAGCAGAAATGAGGGTAAGAATAACTCCCTTGTTGGGAACACCCTGGACACATCGTGAGTCACATACTCATGGGCCGTTTTCGAGTTATCCAAAGGCATTCAAGCTCACATTATCCAGAATCACGTCGTAGGCAGAAATTCTATCTGAAGCCACAAAGAGAAGTGTCTCTTCGTCAATCTTATAGATCTCTCTAACTTTGCCTTGTGCAACCAAGGGGAAAATTTCCCCAAGGTTACTGGCCATGAAGGGTTCGGCATTCGATTGGCGGGTCATGGTGGTCTTATGCTGCAGAAGGGGGGCAAAAAGGGTGCAGCTTCTACTGGCGCGATGCAACTAAGAAAAGGACACGAGGACCGGTCAAAACAAGCGAAACGCTTTGGAATCGGACCTCAGGGTTGTAGAGGGAGTCGACAAAATATTAATGTTGGCGGGGGCGCAAGTCGCGGGGCAGCTGGAGAGTTTTGGAGTTCTGTGGTTCGTGATTTTTTCCACCGGCTTTTTCATCATACACACCACAAGCTTATCGTTCCCGACCAACCCTTGCTCTATCCGATATCTCCTAGAGTTCGATGTTTGCTTGAAGGTTCAATCGCTGTCTAGAACCAATCCATCAACTGACAGGTTCTGGGATCGAGAATCTTGACCTCAAGCTCAGAACGTGATATAATCCCATTTCTAAGTTTCGTGGCAACTTGAGATCTTTGTCTGAAAGCGTCGAAAATTGTCGTCAATATCTTCTCTGGAGCTTCGCGAGGAAGCATAACCAGTCCCGGGAAAGCCGCACGCTTTCAGAGATCAAGTCTGGGCCCGTGTTTGCGAAGTTAAATAATTTAGACACGGCTTGAATTATGCAATATCATCATGGCGCGCTATCTAACCCCTTCGAAACTCGCTCTGCTTGCTCTGGTCTCGATT is a genomic window of Coccidioides posadasii str. Silveira chromosome 3, complete sequence containing:
- a CDS encoding uncharacterized protein (EggNog:ENOG410PGSM~COG:S~BUSCO:10391at33183), whose amino-acid sequence is MIPTAKCLARGPGFVKRTADELSRLSKLAWNMETLEVPTKPFYLLNFEHEDVVKGCKTIADRAVGGYSTASLDYVPADLSTNSPAHARFHGTISTKLPPNWRIQRTGYAAFRNQDRRWIFGGLYWDMDPYAFLALRVKSDGRRYTVNVQTDSIVETDIHQHRLWTHHHRIASQSRLSDGPLEPLSDVPPALADFPSSDTISTYTTTPNPDSSGWETIFIKWNDFVRTNYGKVVEPQTGMVTQRVKSIGIGLTDRVEGPYDLRIHRMWATNGLSKEEMDEERRICGANALGASTTESRKEAPSLVDAEDKGLDRFRDLKGLQKKDGGE
- the ADE1 gene encoding Bifunctional purine biosynthetic protein ade1 (BUSCO:370505at4751~EggNog:ENOG410PFD3~COG:F~BUSCO:10812at33183), with the translated sequence MTRQSNAEPFMASNLGEIFPLVAQGKVREIYKIDEETLLFVASDRISAYDVILDNGVPNKGVILTLISAYWFKFLKAALPTLQTHFISLDLPHGIPTELRPKYQDRSMVVRKIKVFPIESIVRGYISGSAWKEYKESGTVNGISMPTGLVECGRLPTALWTPSTKADQGDHDINIHPRDAGKLIGQKYADQIQSVSVTLYNVAYAHAYSHGIIIADTKFEFGLDVETDQIVLIDEVLTPDSSRFWPVSKYQPGRSQESFDKQFLRDWLTSNGLAGKQGVSMPADIARKTELKYQEAFERITGDVFETGMPSVLEESALAE